GTAGACTTGGTATAGATATTGCTTAATAAAAGAATAATATAATAAAGAAGAGAGGGGGATTTATATGGAGCATTCATCTATTTCATATATATCTTTATTAATAATAATATTATTTGCTACATTTGTACCTATATTAATAACTAAAATTAAGTTTATACCAATACCTATAGTAGTTGGAGAAATAGTATCTGGAATGATTATAGGTAAGAGTGGATTCAATTTGATTCAAGAGAGTGCACAGCTTGAGTTTTTATATACATTTGGATTTGCATTTTTGATGTTTTTGTCAGGTCTTGAAATCGACTTTAACTTGATGAAGCCAACCAACAAGGCTTCTAAGGATAAATGGTATAAGAAGCCATTATTAGTATCCATGATTTTATTTCTTATAACATTAATTTTATCATTTATTATAGCGTACATTTTTAGAGTATTTGGGCTTGTATCTAATGTAGCTCTTATGAGCTTAATACTTAGCACTACATCTTTGGGAATAGTAGTTCCTATATTAAAAGAAAAAAATATAATAAACTCAGAGTATGGTCAAACAATACTACTTACTTCTTTGATATCTGACTTCGTGACTATGGTACTTATAACATTTTTTGTGACATTTTATACATCAAAGGCAACTTATGAAGTACTTTTAATTCTATTATTATTTGTTGCTTTCTTTGTTTTTTATAGAATGGGACTTAAATTTGTAGTAGATAACAAGATAGTAAAAGAACTAGCTAATACTACATCGCAGATAAAGGTTAGAGGGGCATTTTCTTTAATACTTATATTTATAGCTCTGGCTCAAAGTCTTGGTACAGAAATTATTTTAGGGACATTTTTAGCAGGACTTATAGTTTCTCTCTTAGATGAAAAAGATAAATCAGACTTGTATGTTAAGCTTGATGCTATAGGATATGGCTTCTTTGTACCTATATTTTTTATAATGGTCGGAGTTAATTTTGATATTAAGTCTGTAATTGATAATTCAAAGGCTATGTATTTAGTACCAGCTTTATTAGTGGCTGTTTATGCAGTAAAAATAATACCGTCTTTACTTTTAAAGTTTAATTTTTCTATGAAAAAAAGTATAGCTGCTGGATTTTTATTATCATCAAGACTTAGCCTTATTATAGCTGCAAGTGCTATTGGGTTAAAACTTGGACTTATAAAAGAAGAGACTAATGGTGCAATTATATTGGTGGCTATAATAACTTGTACATTCTCACCTCTTATATTCAATCAAGTGATGCCTAAGGTGGATTTGAAAAACAAAAAGAATATATTCATAATAGGCATTAACGATAAGAGTATGTTGCTTGCTAGAAGGCTCAAGAAATTTGAAATGAATTTGACTTTTATAACATATAACAAATCTCAGTATGATAAAATAAATGCTACTGGAGAAACTGTATATTTAGGAGATGCAACTAATACAAAATGGCTTCAAGAGATAGGAATGAAAGAAGCAGATACCGTTGTTGTTGCAAAGAGTATAGAAGAGATGAATACTGAAATATGTGAAATATGTAAGGTTGAATTTGGAATAGAACATATAATACTGTTAACTAATAGTCAATCAACTCCTAAGGGAGAGTCTTTATACGGAGCAATGAGTGTATCTCCGGAATTTGCAACTGCTTTTATGGCTGAGCATTTTATAGTACACCCTAAGGCATTTTCTTTATTATTTGAAGAAGATGATTTTATGATAGAAGAAGTATATCTTAAAAATGAAGAATATTTCTTTAAACCATTAAACAAGGTGATTTTACCAGGAGATTGCTTGATTCTATCAATATTAAGAGGATGTGAAAAAATAATACCTCACGGATATAACATACTTAAGCCGGGAGATATTATAATGATTGTTGGAGAAAGTCATAATGTAAAAAAGGCAAAAAACATGCTTGGAAGCATTAAAGAAGACAGTTATTTACCATAAATAACTGTCTTTTTTTAGAAA
The window above is part of the Tepidibacter aestuarii genome. Proteins encoded here:
- a CDS encoding monovalent cation:proton antiporter family protein, with protein sequence MEHSSISYISLLIIILFATFVPILITKIKFIPIPIVVGEIVSGMIIGKSGFNLIQESAQLEFLYTFGFAFLMFLSGLEIDFNLMKPTNKASKDKWYKKPLLVSMILFLITLILSFIIAYIFRVFGLVSNVALMSLILSTTSLGIVVPILKEKNIINSEYGQTILLTSLISDFVTMVLITFFVTFYTSKATYEVLLILLLFVAFFVFYRMGLKFVVDNKIVKELANTTSQIKVRGAFSLILIFIALAQSLGTEIILGTFLAGLIVSLLDEKDKSDLYVKLDAIGYGFFVPIFFIMVGVNFDIKSVIDNSKAMYLVPALLVAVYAVKIIPSLLLKFNFSMKKSIAAGFLLSSRLSLIIAASAIGLKLGLIKEETNGAIILVAIITCTFSPLIFNQVMPKVDLKNKKNIFIIGINDKSMLLARRLKKFEMNLTFITYNKSQYDKINATGETVYLGDATNTKWLQEIGMKEADTVVVAKSIEEMNTEICEICKVEFGIEHIILLTNSQSTPKGESLYGAMSVSPEFATAFMAEHFIVHPKAFSLLFEEDDFMIEEVYLKNEEYFFKPLNKVILPGDCLILSILRGCEKIIPHGYNILKPGDIIMIVGESHNVKKAKNMLGSIKEDSYLP